In Gemmatimonadetes bacterium T265, one DNA window encodes the following:
- the kdpB gene encoding potassium-transporting ATPase ATP-binding subunit, producing the protein MPTTQLPPAPPRPATPANAPPPAPRSGPAPGRARQPEGGPRPLFDGPIVRRALGDAVRKLDPRHMVRNPVMFVVLIGSAYTTVALVRDLVGGRPGTGFLLQLTVWLWFTVLFANFAEAMAEGRGKAQADTLRKSRTQTQARKLVGAAANGPYDRAHTTLVGAETLRKGDLVALLPGDVIPSDGEVVEGVASVDESAITGESAPVVRESGGDRSAVTGGTKVLSDWLVVRIAANPGATFIDRMIALVEGASRQKTPNEIALTILLSGLTIIFVLAVATLAPFAVYAGAPVSVPVLIALLVCLIPTTIGGLLSAIGIAGMDRMIQQNVIATSGRAVEAAGDVNTLLLDKTGTITLGNRQAAAFYAMPGVDDAYLADRAQLSSLADETPEGRSIVVLAKEQYGLRGRDVGADGVGEGETEFVPFTAQTRMSGVNVGAGPRRLEVRKGAGDSVARWLAEHGTAAPPEMAATVERVAREGGTPLVVAEVDGGRGRALGVIYLKDIVKGGMRERFDRLRAMGIRTVMITGDNPLTAAAIAREAGVDDFLAEAKPEDKMALIRREQQGGKLVAMTGDGTNDAPALAQADVGVAMNSGTQAAKEAGNMVDLDSNPTKLIEVVEIGKQLLMTRGSLTTFSIANDVAKYFAILPAIFVAVYGARNALGPLNLMRLHSPESAILASIIFNALIIVALIPLALRGVAYRPAPAGAILRRNLLVYGVGGLIVPFVGIKLIDLLLVGLRLV; encoded by the coding sequence ATGCCCACCACCCAGCTCCCGCCCGCCCCCCCGCGCCCCGCGACGCCCGCGAACGCACCGCCGCCCGCGCCGCGCTCCGGGCCGGCGCCCGGGCGGGCGCGCCAGCCCGAGGGCGGGCCGCGCCCGCTCTTCGACGGGCCGATCGTGCGCCGCGCATTAGGCGACGCGGTCCGAAAGCTCGACCCGCGGCACATGGTGCGGAACCCGGTAATGTTCGTCGTGCTCATCGGCTCCGCCTACACGACCGTCGCCCTCGTCCGCGACCTGGTTGGCGGGCGGCCGGGCACGGGCTTTCTGCTGCAGCTGACCGTGTGGCTGTGGTTCACCGTGCTCTTCGCGAACTTCGCCGAGGCGATGGCGGAGGGGCGCGGCAAGGCGCAGGCGGACACGCTCAGGAAGAGCCGCACCCAGACGCAGGCGCGCAAGCTCGTCGGCGCGGCCGCCAACGGGCCCTACGACCGCGCGCACACGACCCTCGTCGGGGCCGAGACGCTCCGCAAGGGCGACCTCGTGGCCCTGCTGCCGGGCGACGTGATCCCGAGCGACGGCGAGGTGGTCGAGGGCGTCGCGTCGGTCGACGAGAGTGCGATCACGGGCGAGAGCGCGCCGGTGGTGCGCGAGAGCGGCGGCGACCGCTCGGCGGTCACGGGCGGGACGAAGGTGCTCTCCGACTGGCTCGTCGTGCGCATCGCGGCCAACCCGGGCGCGACGTTCATCGACCGCATGATCGCGCTCGTCGAGGGCGCGAGCCGGCAGAAGACGCCGAACGAGATCGCGCTGACGATCCTGCTCTCGGGGCTGACGATCATCTTCGTGCTCGCGGTGGCGACGCTCGCGCCGTTCGCGGTCTACGCGGGCGCGCCGGTGAGCGTGCCGGTGCTGATCGCGCTGCTCGTCTGCCTTATCCCGACGACGATCGGCGGCCTGCTGTCGGCCATCGGGATCGCGGGGATGGACCGCATGATCCAGCAGAACGTGATCGCGACGAGCGGCCGCGCGGTCGAGGCGGCCGGCGACGTGAACACGCTGCTGCTCGACAAGACCGGGACGATCACGTTAGGCAACCGCCAGGCGGCGGCGTTCTACGCGATGCCGGGCGTGGACGACGCGTACCTCGCCGACCGCGCGCAGCTCTCGTCGCTCGCGGACGAGACGCCCGAGGGGCGCAGCATCGTCGTGCTGGCCAAGGAGCAGTACGGGCTCCGCGGCCGCGACGTGGGCGCGGACGGCGTCGGCGAGGGGGAGACGGAGTTCGTCCCGTTCACCGCGCAGACGCGCATGAGCGGGGTGAACGTGGGCGCGGGCCCGCGCCGGCTCGAGGTGCGCAAGGGCGCGGGCGACTCGGTGGCGCGCTGGCTCGCCGAGCACGGCACGGCCGCGCCGCCCGAGATGGCGGCCACCGTGGAGCGCGTGGCGCGCGAGGGCGGCACGCCGCTCGTGGTGGCCGAGGTCGACGGCGGGCGCGGGCGCGCGTTAGGCGTGATCTACCTCAAGGACATCGTCAAGGGCGGCATGCGCGAGCGCTTCGACCGGCTGCGCGCGATGGGGATCCGCACGGTGATGATCACCGGCGACAACCCGCTCACCGCCGCGGCGATCGCGCGCGAGGCCGGCGTGGACGACTTCCTGGCCGAGGCGAAGCCGGAGGACAAGATGGCGCTCATCCGGCGCGAGCAGCAGGGCGGCAAGCTGGTCGCGATGACCGGCGACGGGACGAACGACGCGCCCGCGCTCGCGCAGGCCGACGTCGGCGTGGCGATGAACAGCGGCACGCAGGCGGCCAAGGAGGCCGGGAACATGGTCGACCTCGACTCCAACCCGACCAAGCTGATCGAGGTGGTCGAGATCGGGAAGCAGCTGCTGATGACGCGCGGGTCGCTGACCACGTTCTCGATCGCGAACGACGTGGCCAAGTACTTCGCGATCCTGCCGGCGATCTTCGTCGCGGTGTACGGCGCGCGGAACGCGTTAGGCCCGCTCAACCTGATGCGGCTGCACTCGCCGGAGAGCGCGATCCTGGCGAGCATCATCTTCAACGCGCTGATCATCGTCGCGCTGATCCCGCTCGCGCTGCGGGGCGTGGCGTACCGGCCCGCGCCGGCGGGGGCGATCCTGCGGCGCAACCTGCTCGTGTACGGCGTGGGCGGGCTGATCGTGCCGTTCGTCGGGATCAAGCTCATCGACCTGCTGCTCGTCGGGCTGCGGCTGGTGTGA